A window of Adhaeribacter arboris genomic DNA:
AATATTAAAAGACGAATTTTCATTTCCAAACTTTATCAAGACAATTGTCGTTATAATTTAGACAAAATTCCTTACATTTACAAAAAGCAACACACCTATGAAAGCTACCAGGGAGAAAAGGCCAGCTTCTGATCCGGCTAGTAGAAAAAAACGGGCAACGAACGTAACTACTTTATTAAAAGAAGAACCCGTTCCTGCGTTAAGCAACTCCGTAGATGAAAAGGATGGCAAAAATGTATTTTACCTGATTAAAGCCGTTAGGGCCGGTGTTCATTTTAATTTATTTCAGGATTTTGCCGCTGAAGTATCTTTCTCGCAAGCCGAGTGGTCGCAATACCTGCACTTGTCCGAAAAAACCTTACAACGCTATAAAAAAGAAAAAAGCACCTTCGACCCGCTGCAATCCGAAAGAATTTTAGAAATAATGCAATTATTTAAAAAAGGTATTGCCGTTTTTGGAGATAAGAATCATTTTAATACCTGGTTAAATACCAGCAATATTGTTTTAGGAAATGGAAAGCCAAAAGATTTACTGGACAGCAGCTTTGGCATTCAATTATTGCAAGACGAATTAATCCGGATCGAATACGGTGTATTTGCATGATTGTTTTCCGGTTGAGCAAACAAATGTACTGCACCGACCTTTCAGGAACCGGTGCGTTTAAAGTTGGAGGTCGTTGGAACAGTAAAGGCACAGCACTGGTTTATACCGCCGATTCGCGGGCACTGAGTATGGCCGAAGTAGCCGTTCATATTCCGGTAGGAATTCTACCCAAAGATTATTTTCTGGTAAGCCTACGTATTCCGGATGATTCGGTAACGGAAGTAGAACAAAGTAATTTACCACCTGACTGGAACGCCTTTCCTCGTTCTTTTTCTACCCAACAATTCGGAGATAATTTTGTAAAAACCGGAAAATCGCTCGTTCTGAAAGTTCCTTCGGCAGTAGTACCCGGTGATTTTAACTACCTGATAAATCCCCTACATCCGTTAATCCATCAGGTAACCTTGGTGGGAGAGCCGGCCCCTTTTTCTTTTGATAGCCGGTTATTCCAAAAAATATAAATTCATCTTTCAGCAAGAGTCAACTTTTGTCATGCAAAGGGAGATTTGCTGATAAGTCGCCAAGCCACCGAAAAAATGATATTAGCCTTTAATTCAAATGGAAATTTCTTAGTAGCAGTTTGAGTCCAGGAGTTTAATAAGTTTCCTTGTGAATGACAATAATAAATAAAGAAGAACTAAATTTAAATACCTGTTCAAGTGAAAACTAGTGAACAAGGGGAAAAGTAGAATCCCCTTTTTACCCAGGGAGGTGATTTGTTTTAATCTTTCCCAATTGAAAAATAACTAATACTTAATCTCTAGTTTCCGCCGCCACCTAACAAATATTTGATGAATACTTTAAAATAAAAGTAACTGGCAGAATTTTCTGAGAACAAACTAAATTTTTAGAGAGTTATTCGAATAGATAGGTTTCTTAAGGTCTATGTTTTAAATATGTATTTAGGCAGAGGCCCTTTCTTGCTTCTCCGATTTTAGACTCAGAATTTGCGTTTAGCTTATGAAAAAAGTTTTTTTTCTTTTGTTCCTCCCGCTGCAACTGCTTGCCCAATCCTTTACTCCTACGGAAATTAATCGCTGGCAGCAGAAGGCCAAACAAACTACCATTATCCGCGACAACTTTGGTATTCCGCATATCTACGGTACTACCGATGCGGATGCAGTTTTTGGACTGTTGTACGCCCAGTGCGAAGATGATTTTAAGCGGGTAGAAATGAATTACATCGAGAAACTAGGTCGGCTGGCCGAAGTAAAAGGTGAATCGGAATTGTACAATGATTTGCTCATTCGCTTACTCATTGATTCTACCGAAGCGGTTGCGGATTATAACAAAGCCGAGCCTTGGCTCAAGAAATTGTTAAACGCTTACGCCGACGGTATTAATTATTACTTGTACAAAAATTCGCAGGTAAAACCCGCTTTGCTGCACCGGTTTAAACCCTGGTACCCGTTGCTCTGGACCGACGGCAGCATTGGCGCCATTAATACCGCCGATGTTACAGTAACTGAATTAAAAAATTTTTACACCGGCTCGCAGGATTTTTCGAGCGCTATTCCTAAAAATGCCGAATTGCCCAGCGGTTCCAACGGGTTTGCTTTTGCGCCGGCAAAAACCGAATCGGGTAACGCTATTTTGTACATTAATCCGCACGTTACCTTTTATTTCCGGCCCGAAGTGCAAGTGCAAAGTCAGGAAGGTTTAAATGCCTACGGCGCGGTTACCTGGGGGCAGTTTTTTGTTTATCAAGGTTTTAACGAACATTGCGGCTGGATGCATACTTCCGGCAACACCGACGTTGCTGATTTGTACGAAGAGAAAATAATCAAGAAAAACAAGGCCTTATTCTACCAGTTTAATAATTCGCTAAAGCCCGTTACCCAGAAAAAAATTACTCTTCGTTACCGCGAAGGCAACGCCCTGAAAACTAAAATTATCACTGCCTACTATACCCACCACGGGCCGGTAATGGCGCAACGCAACGGCAAATGGCTCAGCTTAAAATCTTATAATCGTTCCCTGACCAGTTTAATCCAAAGTTGGCAGCGAACCAAGGCCAAAAGCTTGGATGAATACAAAAAAGTTATGGATTTAAAAGCCAACACTTCCAATAACACGGTTTATGCCGATAATAAAGGCAACATTGCTTACTGGCACGGCAATTTTATTCCCATCCGGGACCCTAAACTTAATTGGTCGAAACCGATAGATGGCAGCGTGGCGGCTACCGAATGGCAGGGATTGCACAAGGTAGACGAATCGGTGCACTTGTATAACCCGTCCAGCGGCTGGATTCAGAACTGCAACTCTACGCCTTTTACCGCTTCTGGCCCGAGCAGTCCGAAGAAAGAAAACTACCCCGCCTACATGGCGCCGGACGGGGAAAATTTTCGGGGCATTAACGCCGTTAAAATTTTCGGGAGCAGTGAGAAATACACCCTAGATAAAGTAATTGCCGCGGCTTATAACACCCATCTAGTCGCTTTTGATGTGCTGCTACCCGCTTTACTAAAAGCCTACGAAGAGAATAAAGGTACCGCTACTTACCAACCTCTAGCGGAACCCATGAAACTATTAACCGACTGGGACCGCAATTCTTCCGAAACCTCCGTAGCTACTACATTAGCCATTGAATGGGCGCAGAAACTAAGTCCCGCTATCCGGCAGGTGTACGTGGATCAAGGCGAGGCCGACCAGGTACAGAAAACCCAGAAATTTGCTCAAACTGCTTCCGCTGATCAATTATTAGGTCCGTTACTCGAGGTAAAACTGGAACTGCAAAGTAAGTTTG
This region includes:
- the parS gene encoding type II RES/Xre toxin-antitoxin system antitoxin produces the protein MKATREKRPASDPASRKKRATNVTTLLKEEPVPALSNSVDEKDGKNVFYLIKAVRAGVHFNLFQDFAAEVSFSQAEWSQYLHLSEKTLQRYKKEKSTFDPLQSERILEIMQLFKKGIAVFGDKNHFNTWLNTSNIVLGNGKPKDLLDSSFGIQLLQDELIRIEYGVFA
- a CDS encoding RES family NAD+ phosphorylase, with translation MIVFRLSKQMYCTDLSGTGAFKVGGRWNSKGTALVYTADSRALSMAEVAVHIPVGILPKDYFLVSLRIPDDSVTEVEQSNLPPDWNAFPRSFSTQQFGDNFVKTGKSLVLKVPSAVVPGDFNYLINPLHPLIHQVTLVGEPAPFSFDSRLFQKI
- a CDS encoding penicillin acylase family protein — translated: MKKVFFLLFLPLQLLAQSFTPTEINRWQQKAKQTTIIRDNFGIPHIYGTTDADAVFGLLYAQCEDDFKRVEMNYIEKLGRLAEVKGESELYNDLLIRLLIDSTEAVADYNKAEPWLKKLLNAYADGINYYLYKNSQVKPALLHRFKPWYPLLWTDGSIGAINTADVTVTELKNFYTGSQDFSSAIPKNAELPSGSNGFAFAPAKTESGNAILYINPHVTFYFRPEVQVQSQEGLNAYGAVTWGQFFVYQGFNEHCGWMHTSGNTDVADLYEEKIIKKNKALFYQFNNSLKPVTQKKITLRYREGNALKTKIITAYYTHHGPVMAQRNGKWLSLKSYNRSLTSLIQSWQRTKAKSLDEYKKVMDLKANTSNNTVYADNKGNIAYWHGNFIPIRDPKLNWSKPIDGSVAATEWQGLHKVDESVHLYNPSSGWIQNCNSTPFTASGPSSPKKENYPAYMAPDGENFRGINAVKIFGSSEKYTLDKVIAAAYNTHLVAFDVLLPALLKAYEENKGTATYQPLAEPMKLLTDWDRNSSETSVATTLAIEWAQKLSPAIRQVYVDQGEADQVQKTQKFAQTASADQLLGPLLEVKLELQSKFGKWQVAWGEINRYQRLSGDLDQKFDDAQPSLPSGFAPSTWGCLPSFVSRTYPGTNKRYGYNGNSFVCAVEFGKRIKAKSLLAGGNSGDPKSKHFDDQAIMYTKGQFKEVLFYREDVAKHAEKTYHPGE